From a single Brassica oleracea var. oleracea cultivar TO1000 chromosome C5, BOL, whole genome shotgun sequence genomic region:
- the LOC106294544 gene encoding ribosomal RNA large subunit methyltransferase I yields MAMVAVGVLHHHILSASSRIVCLSSCSRPPLSVSSGVAKVVLKKGKTQLFKDGSPMVYSGAVDRIIGKPPPQTGDVVIVADGTENPIGWGLYNSVSMFCVRLMQLQHESTRDPSCALNIEKLLQTRITQAVQLRNSLGLPAENNTNAYRLVNSEGDRLSGLIVDVFGDIAVVASSAAWLEKYRSHVEACLRSSIHGINHINWRPSLDVLKEDGFDISSLKQTQSSSSAPPLPERSMVVENGISYAISLEGQKTGFYTDQRENRRFISTISAGKRVLDLCCYSGGFALNAARGGATTVLGIDSSLPALELARENVILNRMDPGKVVFFKQDSTEFMKGALSREETWDIVILDPPKLAPRKKVLHNAAGMYRSLNSLAMRLTSSGGLLMTCSCSGAMTQSGKFLGILQSAAAMAGRKITVVREAGAASDHPLDPSYPQGQYLSNILLRVL; encoded by the exons ATGGCAATGGTGGCCGTGGGTGTGCTCCACCACCACATCCTCTCTGCGTCTTCTCGAATTGTTTGTTTATCTTCTTGTTCTCGCCCTCCCCTCTCAGTCTCGTCAGGTGTAGCTAAGGTGGTTCTTAAAAAGGGAAAGACGCAGCTCTTCAAAGACGGAAGTCCGATGGTGTACAGTGGAGCCGTGGACAGGATCATCGGAAAGCCGCCTCCGCAGACCGGAGATGTTGTCATTGTCGCCGATGGCACAGAGAATCCCATTGGCTGGGGTTTGTATAACTCCGTCTCAATGTTCTGTGTTCGCCTTATGCAGCTCCAACACGAATCCACCAG AGATCCTTCTTGTGCACTCAACATTGAGAAGCTTCTCCAAACTAGAATCACTCAAGCAGTTCAGTTGCGGAATAGTTTGGGACTCCCCGCGGAAAATAATACTAATGCTTATCGTCTTGTCAACAGCGAGGGAGATAG ATTGTCTGGATTGATTGTGGATGTGTTTGGAGATATAGCTGTGGTTGCGTCCTCCGCTGCTTGGCTTGAAAAGTACAGGAGTCATGTGGAGGCTTGTTTGAGATCATCAATCCACGGAATCAATCACATCAACTGGAGACCCTCTCTTGATGTTCTCAAAGAAGACGGCTTTGATATCTCATCTTTGAAACAAACACAATCATCATCATCTGCCCCTCCTCTCCCCGAGAGATCAATG GTCGTGGAAAATGGTATCTCTTACGCAATCTCGCTAGAGGGACAGAAGACAGGCTTCTACACTGATCAACGCGAAAACCGCCGCTTCATATCCACCATCTCCGCCGGCAAAAGAGTTCTTGATCTGTGCTGCTATAGTGGTGGATTCGCACTTAATGCCGCCAGAGGAGGTGCCACCACCGTCCTCGGTATTGATTCATCTTTGCCTGCTTTGGAGCTCGCCAGAGAGAATGTCATCCTCAACCGTATGGATCCAGGGAAGGTTGTTTTCTTCAAACAAGATTCTACAGAGTTCATGAAGGGCGCTCTGTCAAGGGAAGAGACATGGGACATTGTCATCCTAGACCCTCCTAAGCTTGCTCCAAGGAAAAAG GTTTTACATAACGCGGCAGGAATGTACAGAAGTCTCAACTCGCTGGCGATGAGATTGACAAGCAGTGGAGGTTTGTTGATGACATGCTCATGTTCAGGTGCCATGACACAGAGCGGGAAGTTCTTGGGCATTCTTCAGAGCGCTGCAGCTATGGCGGGGAGGAAGATCACTGTGGTTAGGGAGGCAGGAGCTGCTTCTGATCATCCTCTCGACCCATCCTACCCTCAAGGCCAGTACCTCTCCAATATTCTGCTTCGGGTACTCTGA